A genomic stretch from Lentimicrobium sp. L6 includes:
- a CDS encoding DUF6364 family protein, with amino-acid sequence MNTKLTLTIEQSVIEKAKAYAKDKGRSLSDIIENYLKAITKELKVEEELSPLITSMRGSFKSTEPFDYKKELSKGLSEKYM; translated from the coding sequence ATGAACACCAAATTAACATTAACAATAGAGCAATCTGTTATTGAAAAGGCAAAGGCTTATGCTAAAGATAAAGGTCGTAGCTTATCTGATATCATAGAAAACTATTTAAAAGCAATAACTAAAGAACTGAAAGTAGAGGAAGAATTATCTCCATTAATTACTTCTATGCGAGGAAGTTTTAAGTCAACAGAACCATTTGATTATAAAAAAGAATTATCTAAAGGTTTGTCAGAAAAATACATGTAA
- a CDS encoding thioesterase family protein has translation MSVILKAQTEIKVRFNEVDSLRIVWHGHYVKYLEEAREAFGAKYEMGYLDVEKHGFVSPIVKVDIDYKQQLRYGDTVIAEAEYVNTAAAKLMFKYRLYRKSDGVQVAKAKTIQVFLDIKNLELSLNHPAFGIEWKKKWGLIEDS, from the coding sequence ATGTCAGTGATATTAAAAGCCCAAACAGAAATAAAAGTTCGCTTCAACGAAGTGGATAGTTTACGCATTGTTTGGCATGGGCATTATGTGAAGTATTTGGAGGAGGCCCGAGAGGCTTTTGGAGCTAAATATGAAATGGGATATCTCGATGTGGAGAAGCATGGATTTGTTAGCCCAATAGTAAAAGTAGATATCGATTATAAACAACAATTGAGATATGGTGATACGGTTATTGCCGAAGCAGAATATGTAAATACGGCAGCTGCTAAATTGATGTTTAAGTATAGATTATATAGAAAATCGGATGGAGTACAGGTGGCTAAAGCCAAAACTATTCAGGTTTTTCTAGATATTAAAAATCTGGAACTGTCATTGAATCATCCTGCATTTGGTATAGAATGGAAGAAGAAGTGGGGATTGATAGAAGATAGTTAA
- a CDS encoding beta-ketoacyl synthase: MAERIAITGIGIISSLGLNVEENLDSLLHQKSGIKRMELLESIHKEFPVAEVNKTDEELAEILGIKYSREFTRTTLLALIAAQEAWKDSSKENSKRAGVISATTVAGMRTSEKYYADFQNGGGESFFIDTHDAGDSTERIADFLGIKDFMTTISTACSSSANSMMLGSRMLRSGKLDKVLVGGVDALSLFTLNGFNSLMILDKEHCRSFDQTRAGLNLGEGAAYLVLERESDLSPESKVYAYVEGYANANDAFHQTASSPEGNGAAMAMSNALKMANLKPEQIDYINAHGTATNNNDLSEGLAIMKVFGEHIPPVSSTKPYTGHTLAAAGSVEAVFVILALQNQIIFPNLNFSNQMEELSFSPQTELVKKPLNYVLSNSFGFGGNNSSIILSRK, translated from the coding sequence ATGGCTGAACGCATTGCAATAACAGGAATTGGTATCATTAGTTCTTTAGGTTTAAATGTGGAGGAGAACCTAGATTCTCTTCTGCATCAAAAATCGGGAATTAAGAGGATGGAGCTATTGGAAAGTATTCATAAGGAATTTCCAGTGGCTGAAGTCAACAAGACCGACGAGGAGTTAGCCGAGATTCTAGGAATAAAGTATAGTAGAGAATTTACCAGAACCACACTCTTGGCATTAATAGCGGCTCAAGAAGCTTGGAAAGATTCCTCAAAGGAGAATTCTAAGCGGGCAGGTGTTATTTCTGCTACTACAGTAGCCGGAATGCGGACTTCTGAAAAATACTATGCCGATTTTCAGAATGGAGGAGGAGAAAGCTTTTTCATTGATACTCACGATGCTGGAGATAGCACCGAAAGAATTGCAGATTTTTTAGGGATTAAAGACTTTATGACCACCATAAGCACTGCTTGTAGTAGTTCTGCCAATTCCATGATGTTGGGCTCAAGAATGCTTCGAAGTGGAAAACTCGATAAGGTTTTGGTTGGTGGAGTGGATGCTCTTTCTCTTTTTACTTTGAATGGATTTAATTCTCTTATGATTTTAGATAAAGAGCATTGTCGAAGTTTTGACCAAACTAGAGCAGGATTAAATCTAGGAGAGGGTGCTGCTTATTTAGTGTTAGAACGCGAAAGCGATTTAAGTCCTGAAAGTAAAGTTTATGCTTATGTGGAAGGTTATGCCAATGCTAATGATGCATTTCATCAAACCGCAAGTTCACCCGAAGGAAATGGTGCTGCTATGGCCATGTCAAATGCTTTAAAAATGGCTAATCTCAAGCCTGAGCAAATAGACTATATCAATGCTCACGGAACAGCTACCAATAATAATGATTTATCAGAGGGATTAGCCATCATGAAAGTATTTGGTGAGCATATTCCTCCAGTAAGTTCTACTAAGCCTTATACCGGTCATACCCTTGCTGCAGCAGGTAGTGTTGAGGCTGTTTTTGTGATTTTGGCTTTGCAAAACCAAATCATTTTTCCAAACCTTAATTTCTCCAATCAAATGGAAGAATTGAGCTTTTCTCCACAAACTGAATTAGTAAAAAAGCCTTTGAATTATGTGCTTTCTAATTCCTTTGGTTTTGGAGGAAATAATTCAAGTATCATATTATCAAGAAAATAA
- a CDS encoding beta-ketoacyl synthase, with protein MNKKTYIVGDSMISSLGFGTEENMKALYAGKSGVQRIEDIQLYPEPFMGARLDDKQLNRCFSSLLMMSKLPQEFEFTRFEKMAIISMSGVYREQAFPTDKNTLFILSTTKGNIDLLQEELMEKWGKERSMLYKAAEVIAQFWGFENKARVLSNACISGVEALHIASKFIKQGVYENVIIVGADMLTEFVVSGFMSFQSLSANVCKPFDEGRDGLNLGEAAGCIFLSSNEKYLKNNKDILEVLGGGSSNDANHISGPSRTGDGQFFAISSAMKEAGVTSDDIDHVSAHGTATPYNDEMESKALNLAGLQEKPVNSLKAYFGHTIGAAGVIESIVAIHNLIDQKILKSLGFEKHGVSMPLHISQETKDYSMKNILKTASGFGGCNAAVIISKSEKV; from the coding sequence ATGAACAAGAAAACATATATAGTAGGAGACTCCATGATTAGTTCTTTGGGATTTGGTACTGAGGAAAACATGAAGGCGTTATATGCTGGAAAAAGTGGCGTTCAGAGAATTGAGGATATTCAACTTTATCCTGAACCTTTTATGGGAGCTAGGCTCGATGATAAGCAATTAAACAGGTGTTTTAGTTCTTTATTGATGATGAGTAAGTTGCCCCAAGAGTTTGAGTTCACCAGATTCGAAAAAATGGCCATCATCTCCATGTCAGGAGTGTATCGTGAGCAAGCCTTTCCCACAGATAAAAACACCTTATTTATCCTTTCTACAACCAAAGGGAATATTGATCTTTTGCAAGAGGAATTGATGGAGAAATGGGGAAAGGAAAGAAGTATGCTATACAAAGCCGCTGAGGTCATTGCCCAATTCTGGGGATTCGAGAACAAAGCAAGAGTATTGTCTAATGCTTGTATCAGTGGAGTGGAGGCCTTACATATTGCTTCAAAATTCATTAAGCAAGGTGTTTACGAAAATGTAATTATTGTGGGTGCTGATATGCTCACCGAATTTGTGGTGAGTGGTTTTATGTCTTTTCAATCGCTAAGCGCTAATGTTTGCAAACCATTTGATGAAGGTCGTGATGGTCTGAACCTCGGAGAAGCCGCAGGGTGTATTTTCCTTTCTTCAAATGAGAAATATTTAAAGAATAATAAAGACATTTTAGAAGTATTGGGAGGAGGTTCAAGCAATGATGCCAACCATATTTCTGGTCCTTCTCGTACTGGTGATGGACAATTTTTTGCCATCAGCTCTGCTATGAAAGAAGCTGGAGTGACCAGTGATGATATCGATCATGTGTCAGCTCATGGAACAGCTACTCCATATAATGATGAAATGGAAAGCAAAGCTTTGAATTTAGCTGGACTACAAGAAAAGCCTGTTAATTCTTTAAAGGCCTACTTTGGGCATACTATTGGAGCTGCAGGTGTCATAGAGTCTATCGTTGCTATTCATAACCTCATCGACCAAAAAATACTCAAATCACTAGGTTTCGAAAAGCACGGTGTTTCAATGCCACTGCATATTTCACAAGAAACAAAAGATTATTCCATGAAAAACATCCTCAAGACGGCTAGCGGATTTGGGGGCTGTAATGCTGCTGTAATCATTAGTAAATCAGAAAAAGTTTAA
- a CDS encoding PIN domain-containing protein, with amino-acid sequence MKKILIDTDVILDFFFDRKPFSENSAIILSMCERKQIEGFVTPVIISNTYYLLRRTAPHLKVIEKLKQLLSITQVLQMNRTVIEGALNSEFKDFEDALQNYSAVESGVIEAIITRNVKDFKKSEIAVLTPESFVRFMKA; translated from the coding sequence ATGAAAAAGATATTGATAGATACAGATGTAATCCTTGATTTTTTCTTTGATAGGAAACCATTTTCTGAAAATTCGGCAATAATTTTGAGCATGTGCGAACGCAAACAGATAGAAGGTTTTGTAACACCTGTTATCATCAGTAATACGTATTATTTATTGCGACGAACAGCCCCTCACCTTAAGGTAATAGAGAAATTAAAACAATTGTTGAGCATAACTCAGGTTTTACAAATGAATAGAACCGTAATTGAAGGTGCTTTAAATTCTGAATTCAAAGATTTTGAAGATGCATTACAGAATTATTCAGCTGTTGAAAGTGGAGTAATAGAAGCGATCATTACTAGAAATGTGAAAGACTTTAAGAAAAGTGAAATAGCTGTCTTGACACCAGAAAGTTTTGTTAGATTCATGAAAGCCTAA
- a CDS encoding beta-ketoacyl synthase N-terminal-like domain-containing protein, with the protein MAIYINGIGLISPQETKDNAVFLEEVIALDGDYFKIAEPPYKEYIAPRELRRMSKIIRNGIVSAKIALNDSGLENPEAILTGTGLGCAADTEKFLMAMSENKETLLTPTSFIQSTHNTLGGGIAIGLGCHNYNMTYVNRGFSFESALLDAQLMIGGGEIENALVGGFDEMTDNHSRLLMTMAHYDNEDGAVAGQGSGFFVLEENASDTTYAELKELKTIYKPEDSVIESEVENLLKVHAVDKSECIVLMGFNGVEAEQNKYEKLQKTVFENSCVAQFKNLCGEYYTSSAFAFWLASQILKKQLVPESILVSGSIPQDIKHVLIYNQFLEKEHSLILLSK; encoded by the coding sequence ATGGCAATATATATAAATGGAATAGGCTTGATATCTCCTCAAGAAACTAAAGACAATGCAGTTTTTTTGGAAGAGGTAATAGCGCTTGATGGCGATTATTTTAAAATTGCTGAGCCTCCTTATAAGGAATATATTGCTCCTCGCGAATTGCGAAGAATGAGTAAGATTATTAGAAACGGAATAGTTTCTGCTAAGATTGCTTTAAATGATAGCGGATTAGAAAACCCGGAAGCCATCCTCACTGGAACTGGTTTGGGCTGTGCAGCAGATACGGAAAAGTTTCTCATGGCCATGTCAGAAAACAAAGAGACCCTGCTCACCCCAACTTCTTTTATACAATCTACTCATAATACCCTTGGTGGAGGAATAGCCATCGGATTGGGATGTCATAATTATAATATGACTTATGTGAACCGTGGTTTTAGCTTCGAATCTGCCCTCCTCGATGCACAATTAATGATTGGTGGAGGAGAAATAGAAAATGCTTTGGTTGGTGGTTTCGATGAGATGACAGATAATCATAGTAGGCTATTGATGACCATGGCTCATTATGATAATGAGGATGGCGCCGTGGCTGGACAAGGTTCTGGTTTCTTTGTTTTAGAGGAGAATGCCTCCGATACAACATATGCGGAGTTAAAGGAATTAAAAACCATATATAAACCAGAGGATTCTGTTATAGAATCTGAGGTGGAGAATTTGTTGAAAGTACATGCTGTTGATAAATCTGAATGTATAGTTTTAATGGGTTTTAATGGAGTAGAAGCGGAGCAAAACAAGTACGAAAAACTGCAGAAAACTGTTTTTGAAAACAGCTGTGTTGCTCAATTTAAGAACTTATGTGGAGAATATTATACCTCTTCAGCTTTTGCTTTTTGGTTGGCTTCCCAAATTTTAAAAAAGCAGCTGGTTCCAGAAAGTATTTTGGTTTCGGGTTCCATTCCTCAGGATATAAAACATGTACTGATTTATAATCAGTTCCTAGAAAAAGAACATAGTTTAATTCTTTTGTCCAAATAA
- a CDS encoding phosphopantetheine-binding protein: MDKLIQELKVEIIEALNLEDMEPDDIDINEPLFGDGLGLDSIDALELIVLLEKNYGIKVEDPKKGKDIFASVKTMAEYITAHQK; encoded by the coding sequence ATGGATAAGTTAATACAAGAATTAAAAGTAGAGATCATAGAGGCTTTAAACTTAGAAGATATGGAGCCAGATGATATTGATATCAATGAGCCTTTATTTGGAGATGGTTTAGGATTAGATTCTATCGATGCTTTGGAATTGATTGTGTTATTGGAAAAAAACTATGGTATAAAAGTGGAAGATCCTAAAAAAGGAAAAGACATATTTGCCTCAGTTAAAACAATGGCAGAATACATTACTGCTCACCAAAAATAA
- a CDS encoding 3-oxoacyl-ACP synthase, producing the protein MQEIKHVYIAKSCLFVNGQLVLKGENSIFVKYLKEVYKYADIKYSKYFKMDPLSKLGFLAAEVLLKDKKCSESAERNGIVLENKVSTYLVDMKHQITINDKENYFPSPANFVYTLPNVMTGEICIRHGFKGENAVFVNNEFDAKFVCQYIKSMYTADKADMLIGGFVDADEDDYEAFVFFTKKEDAEHIDAKLIEELYQKSKALATQ; encoded by the coding sequence ATGCAAGAAATAAAACATGTATATATTGCGAAGTCTTGCCTTTTTGTGAATGGGCAACTTGTTTTAAAGGGTGAAAACTCTATTTTTGTGAAGTATTTGAAAGAAGTCTATAAGTATGCTGATATCAAATATTCAAAGTATTTTAAAATGGATCCTTTGAGCAAGCTTGGCTTTTTAGCCGCAGAAGTTCTTTTAAAAGATAAAAAGTGTTCAGAAAGTGCAGAACGTAATGGCATTGTGCTTGAAAATAAGGTGTCTACCTATTTGGTGGATATGAAACATCAAATTACTATTAACGATAAGGAAAACTATTTTCCCAGTCCAGCCAATTTCGTTTATACCCTCCCCAATGTGATGACAGGTGAAATCTGTATTCGCCATGGTTTTAAAGGGGAGAATGCTGTTTTTGTGAATAATGAATTTGATGCCAAATTTGTGTGTCAATATATAAAAAGCATGTATACTGCAGATAAAGCTGATATGCTCATTGGTGGTTTTGTAGATGCTGATGAAGACGATTATGAAGCATTTGTCTTTTTTACAAAAAAGGAGGATGCTGAGCATATAGATGCCAAATTGATTGAAGAATTGTATCAGAAATCAAAAGCTTTGGCAACACAATAA